AAACGTACTTCTCTGCAACATTCAATACCTCTAATTGTTCCTATCCATTCTATATCTTTTAAGAATAATCTTCTCTGTTTTAATTCCTCAATCCATCTCTGATTTACTCTTTTTATTTCTTCTTCACTGATATTTAATATTATTTCTTTTATGTTTATAATTCGTTTATTTATATTGTTTATAAATTCTTTATAACTACCATCTGTAGTAAATATATTTTCAATCATTTCTAAAGTTATTTTTTCTAAGTCTGAATAAGATATAGGAGATAATGGCCTTAAATCTGATTTAAGTTTAAACATATTTACTTCTCTAGTACTATCTATAATATCTTCTTCACCATATTCAAATCTATAAATATTTTGTATTAGGTTATTATATATTTCATAAAAGCTAAAAATTTCCCTTTTCTTGTTTTTAGCATATGAATCAAATACATTTATATCCACTAATAAGTTTCCATTCGGATAATGGATGTAATTCTTAAAGTTTTCTTTAAATACTTCACTAATAGCTACTAAAGTCATAATCATACTCCACTCATTATCTGAGGTTAACATTATAGGTCTTCTACCTACCATATAAATTAAATCTTTAGCTATTTTAGCATCAGATGTTTTTTCAATATAATTTAAAATTTCTATTTCAACTTCTTTTGTGTATACTTGATTACTTAACTTTATATCAACCTTATTTATATTTATTTTTAGACCAAAACTTACAATTCCTCCACCTAGCATCTCTGTCACTTGACTAGTATAAACATTACCCTTATCTATTTCTATAATTAATTTTTTTGATAATTCGTCTTCAATGTATCCTAATTTATTATTATCTTTATCATAAACTCCAATAGTATCATATGTATGTTTATCATGAGGTTCTTTTATCAATGTAATTACATCACCTTTTTTCATATTAGAAATTAGTTTTTGCCTATCGTCAAATGTAACATCAATGACCTCAGTTATAAATTCATCTGATAAAGATGCAAATAATGAATCTAGTTTAATTTTTTTCTTTTGTGATGGCTTCGGTATTCCTTTAATTATTCTAGCTTGCAAGTCGTTTTGTGAATTTGATGTTTTGGTTATTTCTAAAATTTCTCCATAGTAATTTATTCCTGCATCAATCCTAGGAGCTAGTATATCTGTTACATTCTTATTACATTTTCCTATGTATTCATTATTTTCATTGTAAACCTCTATAATCTCTTTACTTTGATTTTCAATTCTACTTACTAATAATAGTATCTCGTTATTTTTCATTTGATTTATAATTTCAGAAACTTTATTTGATTCGTCTAATTCAATATACGTTATAAGCGAGTCTATATTTTCTAAGTTAGATATATTTGCTTTTTTATTTACATTGTTGTAGGCATTATTTAACTTAGAATTATTGTTCTTATCATGAGAATTTCGTCTTCCTAAGAGTTTTTTTATCATACCCATCAAACATCTTCCCTTCTATCATTATCTATATGTCCTAGTATATCCTATATTCATCCCATATTTTACATATTTTCTAAGATTTGTTATTTGTAATATTATTAGTCTCTTAGATGTAATATTAAAATATTTTCCCTCACTTTTCTTATAAGTAAAAAAATACCTACTATAGTAGTAGGTACTCTTTGTTTGATAAATATTTTATCAAATTATATTAATCTAAAATTATTCTTTGTCTGCTATTTCAACTTTTATACTTAATTCTTCTAATTGAGTATCTTCAGCAACAGCTGGAGCATTTGTCATAGGGCAAACAGCACTTTGGTTTTTAGGGAATGCTATAACATCTTTTATGTTAGTAGTTCCAGCAAGTATCATTACAAGTCTATCAAGACCAAATGCTATACCAGCATGAGGAGGAGTTCCGTACTTGAATGCATCAAGTAAGAATCCAAACTTCTCTTGAGCTTCTTCTTCAGAGAATCCTAAAGCTTTGAACATTTTTTGTTGAACGTCAGCGTTAAATATTCTAACACTTCCTCCACCTACTTCATATCCATTTATAACTATATCATAAGCCTTAGCTCTTAAAGATGCTTTATCATCACCATTTAATCTTTCTATATCTTCATCTAGTGGAGATGTGAATGGGTGATGCTTAGCTATCATTCTTCCTGTTTCTTCATCTTCTTCAAATACAGGGAATTCAGTTACCCATAACATGTTATAAACATTGCTATCTAATAAGTTAAGTCTTCTTGCAACTTCAAGTCTAACTTGTCCTAAAGCATCAAATACTACTGAGTTTTTGTCAGCAACAAATAGTAATAAATCACCAGCGTCAGCATTCATTCTATCAAGTATCACTGTCATCTCTTCTTCATTGAAGAATTTAGCTATAGGAGAAGTAACTTCTCTATTTTCACCTATTCTCATCCAAGCAAGACCTTTAGCTTTATAAGTCTTAGCATGATCTTCTATTTTACTTAATTGTTTCTTGCTTATTGCCTCACTTTGTCCTTTAACATTTATACCTCTAACACTCATACCATCTTTAGTAGCATTAGCAAATACTCCAAATCCACAGTTTGCTACTATATCAGATATATTAGTTAATTCATATCCAAATCTAGTATCAGGCTTATCTGAACCGTATCTCTCCATAGCTTCAGCATATGTCATAACTGGAAGTGGTAATTGAACGTCTACATTTATAGTTTCTTTAAATATAGTTTGAACCATTTTTTCCATTATAGTCATAACATCTTCTTGTTCAACGAAAGACATTTCACAGTCTATTTGAGTAAACTCTGGTTGTCTATCAGCTCTTAAGTCTTCATCTCTAAAACACTTAACTATTTGGAAGTATCTATCCATACCACTTACCATTAATAATTGTTTAAATAATTGTGGTGATTGTGGTAATGCGTAGAATTTACCTTCGTTAACTCTACTTGGTACTAAGTAATCTCTAGCCCCTTCTGGAGTTGGCTTTATTAAGAAAGGTGTTTCTATTTCAAAGAAATTGTTTGAAGATAAGTAATTTCTAACTATGTTAGCAACTCTACTTCTTAACATTAAAGTCTTTTGCATAGATGGTTTTCTTAAATCTAAGTATCTATACTTTAATCTTAATTCTTCTGATACATTATCATCATCTTTTATGTATATTGGTGGTGTTTCCGATTTATTTAATAATCTAAGTTCAGTTGCGAATATTTCTATATCACCAGTTGGCATGTTAGGATTTTTAGAACTTCTTTCTGCAACTTTACCTTTAACAGCTATAACGTATTCTGATCCTAATTTTTCAGCTTTAGCAAAAGCTTCTGCATTAACATCAGTATCGAATATTATTTGACATAATCCACTTCTATCTCTTAAGTCAACGAATACTAATCCACCTAAGTTTCTTTTCTTTTGTACCCATCCCATAAGTACAACTTCTTCATCAATGTTTGATTCTCTTAAGTCCCCACAATAGTGAGTTCTTTTTAATCCGTTTAGAGTTTCCATTATCTACCCTCCAGGTCTTTATTTTAATTCGATTATACACCTATTATTTCTTAATATCAAAAATATGTCAATAAACGAGAAATAATTTATAATCTATCTAAACACAATTTAAAGTTATTTTTACCTATATTAAGTAAAAATAACTTTAAATTTTTTAATTATATATATTTATTATTTAGATTCTTAAACTATAAAATCTAAATTGAATTTATAACTATAATCTATTTTTTAGCTCTTCTACTATCTCACTTAATTTTATAGTAGTTTGTTGTGATGCTGCCATATCTTTAAGAGTTACACTATCATTAGCTAACTCATCATCACCAATAACTATAGTAAATTTAGCATTTATTTTATCAGAATACTTAAATTGAGCTTTCATACTTCTATCTAAGTGATCTGCATCTGCACTTATATGATTAGTTCTTAACTCTTTTAATATTTTAAAGCTCTTTACTTTAGCCATTTCACCTATAGTAGCTATGAATATATCTGTTGATTTAGGGTTGGGTATTTCTATATTATTATTTTCCATTGTTAATAATAATCTTTCAGCGCCTATAGCAAAACCTATACCACTAACACCTTTAGGTCCTCCTAATTGTTCAACAAGACCATCATATCTTCCTCCACCACAAACAGTACTTTGTGATCCTATATCATTAGATATTATTTCAAATGCAGTTTTTTTGTAGTAATCTAATCCTCTAACTATAGTTTTATCAACTACAAAGTTTATCTCCATTTCTTTTAAGTACTCTTGTAACTTTTCAAAGTGATCCTTACAATCATCACATATGTGATCTATCATAAATGGTACATCTTTTAAATTCTCTTGGCAGTTAGGATTTTTACAATCTATAACTCTCATTGGATTTTTATCTTTTCTTTCTAAACAAGTTTCACATAGTACTTCACTCTTAGCATCAAGGTACTCTTTTAGCTTAGCATTATATTCAGCTCTACAAGTTGGGCATCCAACAGAGTTTACACTTACTGCTAAATCTTTAAGACCAACTTCATTGAAAAATTGTACCGCTAAAGCTATTACTTCAGCATCTAATGATGGCTTATCACTACCTAAAGCTTCTATCCCAAATTGATGGAATTGTCTTTGTCTCCCAGCTTGTGGTCTTTCATATCTAAAGCAAGGTGTTATATAAAACAACTTAGTTGGTTGAGTATCAGCATGTAATTTATTTTCTATAAATGCTCTAACTACACCAGCAGTTCCTTCTGGCTTTAAAGTTATATCTCTTTCACCTTTGTCAGTAAATGAGTACATTTCTTTTTGTACTATATCTGTAGTGTCTCCAACACTTCTTTTAAATAACTCAGTATGTTCAAATACTGGAGTTCTCATTTCTTCATATCCAAATAGTGCACAAACTTCTCTAAATTTATTTTCAACATAATTCCATTTGTATGCATCTTTTGGAGTTATATCCTTAGTTCCTCTTGGAGCTTTAGTTAACATTTTGGTAAATCTCCTTTCTCTTTCTTTCAATCATTTCATCTACTCTATCTATATATTGTTCAACGTTCTTTACGTTTTCTACTCTTTCAATTCTATCTTCATCAACATATACAAATTTTGAGATAGACCCTGCACCTAATGCATAGTTGCTTTGTTTTTCTTCCATTATTTGTATGTTATAAATACACTCATATCCTTCTTTAGCATAGCCTATGTTTTCTAAATTGCCTAACATATGCTTTTGACGATACATATAATATGGATTTAACCCCATATTTTTAGCATATTCCATTGATAAATCTATCATTTTTATCATTTCTTCATATCTTGTAAGTTCATATTTATCTAAATTTTCTTTTAATGAAGATGCTCTCTTAACAGCTAATGTATGAACTGTTAAACTCTCTGGAGAAAGCTTTTTAATTTCTTCTAATGTATTTCTAACCATCTCTAAATCTTCATCAACCAAGCCTAATATAAGATCCATATTTATATTATCAAATCCAATTTCTCTTGCCATATTAAAACAATCAACAATATCTGCTACACTATGATCTCTACCTATTTTTTGTAGTGTCTCATCGTTCATAGTCTGAGGATTTATACTTATTCTGCTTACATTATGCTTTTTAAGAACTTCTAATTTTTCCCTAGTTATAGAATCTGGTCTACCAGCCTCTACTGTAAACTCTTTAATAGTACTTAAGTCTAATTCTTTATATAAGGCGTTGATTAAAGTATCTAACTCTTCATGCTCTAGAGCTGTAGGAGTTCCGCCTCCAATATATAAAGTTTCTATTTCTTTATTAGTGTCTTTAAGTATTTTTGCCATACCTTTTATTTCTATTATTAACTTCTCTACGTATTCTTTTCTTAAATGCCCAAATTGCTTTAAAGGATTCGCAGGGAATGAGCAATAATAACATCTAGTTGGACAAAATGGAATTCCTACATATAAAGAAATTTTATTTTTATCTATAGGATAAATAAATATTCTTTCTCTTTTAGCTATTTCTAATGCTAAATCTATTTTTTCATCCATTATAAAATACTTTTCTTTAAGAATTTCTCTTATTTCTTCATCACATTTTTGTTCATCTAATAAAGTGTGAACAATTTTAACTGGTCTAATTCCAGTAAGTATACCCCAAGGAACATAAGTATGTAGTCTATTTTGTAATACCTTAAACATACTTCTTTTGATGCACTCTTTCGTAACTTTTTTTATTTCTTGTTCACTTAAACCATCTATTTTAACATGGTCAGCAAATTCAAATTTTAATTCATAGTTTTCATAGTACTTAGTTTTAGCAATTATATTATCATTGTAAATATAAAGTACATTTTCTAACATCCTACCAAAACTTTTTTCTTCTATAAATTCGAAGGTAGTAGTAAATAATTTTATCAACTCAGCTACTTCATATTTATAATCATGTCCTTTTAAAATTACACCTATCATAATTTTGCTCCTTTTTTATAGTAGTAACATGTTAACTAGGAGCAGTAAGTAATATCTTATATTATCTGCTCATATATGGATTAGTCATTTTTTCTACACCTAGTGTAGAGTGAGGACCATGACCAGGATATATTACTACATTATCTTCATATTTTGATAATTTTTTAAGTGATTTTTCTATTTGCTTATAATCACCGCCATATAAATCCGTTCTTCCTATACTTCCAGCAAATAAAGTATCTCCTGTAAACATTTCATTTCCTACTCTTATACACATACATCCTTTAGTATGACCTGGAGTATGTAGAAATGTTAATTTTAATTTTCCTAATTCTAATTTATCCTTATCTTTAACGTATATATCTGCATCAAGCTCTTGAGGTCCGCAATGCATCATATTACTTAAATTTTTCTTTTTATCTAAAAGTAATTCTTTTTCATCATGATGAGCAATCACTTTTGCATTAGTTTTTTCTTTTATATATTTAACCGCACCTATGTGATCACCATGACCGTGAGTAAGTATTATATATTCTAAAATCAAGTTATTGTTTTTTATATAACTTAAAACTTTTGACTCTACATTTGCACCTAAACCAGGATCTATTACAGCACATTTTTTACTTTCATCGTCACTTAAAACATATATATTCTCACCAAAATTCGGTTCAACAAACTTCTCTATATTCATTTTAAATCCCCCTTAGAAACTTTTATTTGATTCTAACAGTATCGTAACTGGGCCATCATTAGTTAAATCTACCATCATATGAGCACCAAACTCTCCTGTACCCACTACTACATCTTGCT
Above is a genomic segment from Romboutsia lituseburensis containing:
- a CDS encoding HIRAN domain-containing protein, which produces MGMIKKLLGRRNSHDKNNNSKLNNAYNNVNKKANISNLENIDSLITYIELDESNKVSEIINQMKNNEILLLVSRIENQSKEIIEVYNENNEYIGKCNKNVTDILAPRIDAGINYYGEILEITKTSNSQNDLQARIIKGIPKPSQKKKIKLDSLFASLSDEFITEVIDVTFDDRQKLISNMKKGDVITLIKEPHDKHTYDTIGVYDKDNNKLGYIEDELSKKLIIEIDKGNVYTSQVTEMLGGGIVSFGLKININKVDIKLSNQVYTKEVEIEILNYIEKTSDAKIAKDLIYMVGRRPIMLTSDNEWSMIMTLVAISEVFKENFKNYIHYPNGNLLVDINVFDSYAKNKKREIFSFYEIYNNLIQNIYRFEYGEEDIIDSTREVNMFKLKSDLRPLSPISYSDLEKITLEMIENIFTTDGSYKEFINNINKRIINIKEIILNISEEEIKRVNQRWIEELKQRRLFLKDIEWIGTIRGIECCREVRLDYDSFPSLLYNESLYNKSHYVCPRCEKMVLYQLKVSAVYTVYKNVEKLLVHNIFTCPDCRTFYASAKTKNESDEHWTETNLSEFALKSDTYSKEEYNDLISYSEKIYFEEEK
- the aspS gene encoding aspartate--tRNA ligase, translated to METLNGLKRTHYCGDLRESNIDEEVVLMGWVQKKRNLGGLVFVDLRDRSGLCQIIFDTDVNAEAFAKAEKLGSEYVIAVKGKVAERSSKNPNMPTGDIEIFATELRLLNKSETPPIYIKDDDNVSEELRLKYRYLDLRKPSMQKTLMLRSRVANIVRNYLSSNNFFEIETPFLIKPTPEGARDYLVPSRVNEGKFYALPQSPQLFKQLLMVSGMDRYFQIVKCFRDEDLRADRQPEFTQIDCEMSFVEQEDVMTIMEKMVQTIFKETINVDVQLPLPVMTYAEAMERYGSDKPDTRFGYELTNISDIVANCGFGVFANATKDGMSVRGINVKGQSEAISKKQLSKIEDHAKTYKAKGLAWMRIGENREVTSPIAKFFNEEEMTVILDRMNADAGDLLLFVADKNSVVFDALGQVRLEVARRLNLLDSNVYNMLWVTEFPVFEEDEETGRMIAKHHPFTSPLDEDIERLNGDDKASLRAKAYDIVINGYEVGGGSVRIFNADVQQKMFKALGFSEEEAQEKFGFLLDAFKYGTPPHAGIAFGLDRLVMILAGTTNIKDVIAFPKNQSAVCPMTNAPAVAEDTQLEELSIKVEIADKE
- the hisS gene encoding histidine--tRNA ligase; protein product: MLTKAPRGTKDITPKDAYKWNYVENKFREVCALFGYEEMRTPVFEHTELFKRSVGDTTDIVQKEMYSFTDKGERDITLKPEGTAGVVRAFIENKLHADTQPTKLFYITPCFRYERPQAGRQRQFHQFGIEALGSDKPSLDAEVIALAVQFFNEVGLKDLAVSVNSVGCPTCRAEYNAKLKEYLDAKSEVLCETCLERKDKNPMRVIDCKNPNCQENLKDVPFMIDHICDDCKDHFEKLQEYLKEMEINFVVDKTIVRGLDYYKKTAFEIISNDIGSQSTVCGGGRYDGLVEQLGGPKGVSGIGFAIGAERLLLTMENNNIEIPNPKSTDIFIATIGEMAKVKSFKILKELRTNHISADADHLDRSMKAQFKYSDKINAKFTIVIGDDELANDSVTLKDMAASQQTTIKLSEIVEELKNRL
- the hemZ gene encoding coproporphyrinogen dehydrogenase HemZ; translated protein: MIGVILKGHDYKYEVAELIKLFTTTFEFIEEKSFGRMLENVLYIYNDNIIAKTKYYENYELKFEFADHVKIDGLSEQEIKKVTKECIKRSMFKVLQNRLHTYVPWGILTGIRPVKIVHTLLDEQKCDEEIREILKEKYFIMDEKIDLALEIAKRERIFIYPIDKNKISLYVGIPFCPTRCYYCSFPANPLKQFGHLRKEYVEKLIIEIKGMAKILKDTNKEIETLYIGGGTPTALEHEELDTLINALYKELDLSTIKEFTVEAGRPDSITREKLEVLKKHNVSRISINPQTMNDETLQKIGRDHSVADIVDCFNMAREIGFDNINMDLILGLVDEDLEMVRNTLEEIKKLSPESLTVHTLAVKRASSLKENLDKYELTRYEEMIKMIDLSMEYAKNMGLNPYYMYRQKHMLGNLENIGYAKEGYECIYNIQIMEEKQSNYALGAGSISKFVYVDEDRIERVENVKNVEQYIDRVDEMIERKRKEIYQNVN
- a CDS encoding MBL fold metallo-hydrolase, translated to MNIEKFVEPNFGENIYVLSDDESKKCAVIDPGLGANVESKVLSYIKNNNLILEYIILTHGHGDHIGAVKYIKEKTNAKVIAHHDEKELLLDKKKNLSNMMHCGPQELDADIYVKDKDKLELGKLKLTFLHTPGHTKGCMCIRVGNEMFTGDTLFAGSIGRTDLYGGDYKQIEKSLKKLSKYEDNVVIYPGHGPHSTLGVEKMTNPYMSR